A segment of the Picrophilus oshimae DSM 9789 genome:
AACTTGAAAAGCTGTTTTATAATAAGCACATCAAATACAAAATATCGAGGATCATTGATATAACAATTGCAGAAATCAATACATGGAAATAAAGGTCATTAGAAAAAATGCATTGCAATATTCATAGACGCAATGTTCTATCTCCAAGAAGGGATAGGTCAAATCGATCTGATTCCTATTTTTATTCAAACATTAATATATCCAAAAATTAATTCTAAAAAGAATAATGGATATATAAATATAACACTGAGGAACCATTAAGACCTTTATAATAAAACAGAATTAACATGGTTAATAGTGGGTCTGTCCGGATTTGGACCGGAGTTTCCAGCTCCCGAAGCTGGAAGGATTCCAAGCTACCCCACAGACCCTTTATTGGTTATCATTCACAGATATAAAAGATTTTACAGCAGATATTTATAATATCATTTAATATGTAATAAAAAACATATGAAAATATTTTTATGTTAATATGAAATCCTGGAACGAAAGATGGACCATATAAGTGAAACAACGATCTATAAATTGCTATCAGACGATTTAAGATTAAAAATTGTCAAAATGCTGATTAAATCAAACATGAATGTTTCAGAGATAATAGAAAGATGTGGAAAGGATCAGCCACTGATATCGCATAAATTGAAGGAGCTCAGGGAGAATGGAATATTAATAAGCTACCGTTCAGGCAAGAATATTGTTTACAGGGTATCAGATCCGTATATAAAAAAAATTATAGATACCGTTGAGGCTGCAAGCCTAAGAATAAAACAGGAATGCAAATGCGTTGAATGCAATGGTGATAAATCTTGAGCATTCTCCTTTACCCAGGAATAATAATATTTGTTATTACATTATTTCTGGTATTAAAAAGGCCAAGAAATTTGGGTATAGGATACTCCGCATTAATAGGCGCTGCCATCTCGCTCATCATCGGTGTATCAACATTAAAGGATGTAATATCTGTCTGGAATATTGTCTGGAATGCAACATTTACATTTATTGCGGTAATAATAATATCGCTTATACTTGATGAGGCGGGCTTCTTTGAATACATTGCATATAGGATAGCCATAATGGCAAAAGGCAGCGTTTTAAAATTATTTTTATTTATAATGCTTCTTGGCTCTGTTATATCCGCAATATTCGCCAATGATGGAACGGCATTAATACTCACACCAATTGTGTATTCAATACTTTTAAGATTCAATTTCTCAGAGAATAAAATAATACCATTCATCATGGCAACAGGATTTATAGCAGATACATCAAGCATGCCCTTTACTGTTAGCAATCTTGTAAATCTTGTTACAGCCGGATATTTTAACATAACATTTCTTAAATATTCCGAGATAATGATATTACCTGACATTGTATCAATAATTGCAAGCATAACTGTCGTTTTTTTATTTTATAGAATGGAATTCAGTGGCAATTACATGATGCCTGATATTGATCCATCGAAGTTTATTAAGGATGGATTAATATTTAAACTCGCAGTTCCATTGATAATAATATTAATGCTTTTTTACTTCCTCTCAGGATTTTTTAAAATACCAATATCATTTATAGCAATGCCATTTGCAGTAATCTTTTATTTACTTGCAAGGCTGGGTAAAAACATAGATGCAAATTATATTATAAAAATAGCACCATGGCAGATCGTTTTATTCTCGCTTGGTATGTACATAATCGTTTTTGGCATGGGAAGGCAGGGCCTTGATAATATATATACTTATATACTTGAAGTCTTTAATAATTTTCCACCTGTGTTCTCATATTTATTCTCCGGGCTCTTCTTTGCATTCAATGCAGCCTTTATGAACAATCTGCCGTCAGTCATGCTTGGGAACCTTGCAATTTCAGGTCTTAACAATCCGGGATTGTTAATGTATTCAAATGTGATAGGCAATGACATAGGCCCAAAATTTACACCGATAGGATCCCTTGCAACACTTCTCTGGCTTTATACACTTGAAAGGAAAAATGCAATAAAAATATCATATAAATATTACATGAAATTTGGAATTATAACAGCGCTCCCGGTTTTATCAATAACACTTGTCTCTCTTTACATTTCATTAATAATATGATTTTCCATGAAAATCTTTATTTAATGATATATAATTAAAGTCAAATGAGATTTTACGATACACTTTCAGGTTCAGTTAAGGAATTTAAACCGATGCATAAAAATAGAATAAACATCTTTGTCTGCGGGCCAACAGTTTATGATGACTTTCATCTGGGACATGCCAGGACGTACATATTTTTTGATACTATTGTTAAATTCATGAGGAGCATTGGTTATTCCGTTTTTTATCTTCAGAATATAACAGATATAGATGATAAGATAATAAAAAGGGCACACGATGAGGATAGATCTCCTGAGGAGATAGCCAACAGGTATTTCAATGAGTATTTAAGAATCATGTCTCAGCTCGGCATAGACAGCGTTAATTACTATGCAAGGGCAACACTGTACATTGATGAGATCATATCTCAAATAAAGAGGATGATTAAGAAAGGATATGCCTATGAAACCTCTGATGGCGTTTACTTTTGTGTTAGAAAATTCAGGGACTACGGCGAGCTTTCCAAGCAGAACCTTGATAATATTATAGAGAACGCCAGGGGAGTTTTAAACGAGGATAAAAGAAATCCTGAGGACTTTGTTTTATGGAAAAAAATGAAGCCGGGAGAGCCGTACTGGGAATCACCGTGGGGAAAGGGCAGGCCTGGCTGGCATATCGAGGATACTGCAATAACTGAAACTTACTTTGGTGATGAGTATGATATACACGGCGGTGGCTCCGATTTAATATTTCCACATCATGAGGCCGAGATAGCCCAGATGCGGTCTATAAGCAATAAGAGGTATCTTGCGCATTACTGGATACATACCGGCATGATAAATGTAAACAGGGAAAAGATGTCAAAGTCTTTAAAAAATTACATAACCATAAAGGATGTATTAAAGGAATACAAACCAAATGAGCTGAGATTCGCTGTTTTAAACGCAAACTTTAATACATCAATAGAGTTTTCAATGGATTCATTGAACGAATCAAGAGAGGCATTATCAAGAATAATAAATACATATAGAAAGCTGAAAAAAATCGATTCTGAATCCGGCGATTACATGGTTGATTCAGATTATATAATAAAAAGGTACATGGACATAATGTCTGATAACTTTGATACAAGATCTTTAATAAGAGAATTAATGGATTTTGTAACAGATATAAATAAAAACATGGATCATATAAATAAAGATACTGCAGGAAATATAATAAGGATATTCGATTACATAAACTCATTC
Coding sequences within it:
- a CDS encoding ArsR/SmtB family transcription factor, with the translated sequence MDHISETTIYKLLSDDLRLKIVKMLIKSNMNVSEIIERCGKDQPLISHKLKELRENGILISYRSGKNIVYRVSDPYIKKIIDTVEAASLRIKQECKCVECNGDKS
- a CDS encoding arsenic transporter, whose product is MSILLYPGIIIFVITLFLVLKRPRNLGIGYSALIGAAISLIIGVSTLKDVISVWNIVWNATFTFIAVIIISLILDEAGFFEYIAYRIAIMAKGSVLKLFLFIMLLGSVISAIFANDGTALILTPIVYSILLRFNFSENKIIPFIMATGFIADTSSMPFTVSNLVNLVTAGYFNITFLKYSEIMILPDIVSIIASITVVFLFYRMEFSGNYMMPDIDPSKFIKDGLIFKLAVPLIIILMLFYFLSGFFKIPISFIAMPFAVIFYLLARLGKNIDANYIIKIAPWQIVLFSLGMYIIVFGMGRQGLDNIYTYILEVFNNFPPVFSYLFSGLFFAFNAAFMNNLPSVMLGNLAISGLNNPGLLMYSNVIGNDIGPKFTPIGSLATLLWLYTLERKNAIKISYKYYMKFGIITALPVLSITLVSLYISLII
- the cysS gene encoding cysteine--tRNA ligase, which produces MRFYDTLSGSVKEFKPMHKNRINIFVCGPTVYDDFHLGHARTYIFFDTIVKFMRSIGYSVFYLQNITDIDDKIIKRAHDEDRSPEEIANRYFNEYLRIMSQLGIDSVNYYARATLYIDEIISQIKRMIKKGYAYETSDGVYFCVRKFRDYGELSKQNLDNIIENARGVLNEDKRNPEDFVLWKKMKPGEPYWESPWGKGRPGWHIEDTAITETYFGDEYDIHGGGSDLIFPHHEAEIAQMRSISNKRYLAHYWIHTGMINVNREKMSKSLKNYITIKDVLKEYKPNELRFAVLNANFNTSIEFSMDSLNESREALSRIINTYRKLKKIDSESGDYMVDSDYIIKRYMDIMSDNFDTRSLIRELMDFVTDINKNMDHINKDTAGNIIRIFDYINSFMNIIPEERSLNNNIIDSVLNIRSKLRSEKRYDLSDYIRMELEKSGIHIEDKNNKTQWWIE